The Gemmatimonadota bacterium DNA window CACGAACCCCTCACGTCGACCATCACCCGGGGCGCGCTTTGTCTCCGCGCATTGCCGCCCCGCCTGGTCATCGACGCCATCCGGGCCGCGCTATAGAACGAGACCGAAACACAGGTCGGCGACAGATTTGAGGACAAAACGGGAAGGAAGGGCGCACGCGATGAGGCGCTCGAGATCGAATGCGCCAAGGAGACCGAAGCAGAAGAGTGAGGACATGGTCTCATACCGTCCAGGTTCATCAATCAGGCGGCGCAGGCTGTCCAGTCCTTTGTGCAACACGACTTCATCCACTTCCCGATCGGACATGGCCGCCGCCATAAGGGCGATCACGGAGGACACGGGTCCGGAGGCGACCACACCCAGCCGGGGCGTTTTCATATGATTCATGACCGCCGCGAGCTGGGCGACCTGGAGGCCCAGCATCCGGCCGCCGCTCGATGAGAGCATCATCGTCCACTGGTGGGGCGCCTTGCCCAGTCCGCACGCGCCTTGCATGATCACTTCGACCGCCATGGCCGAAGATCCCAACCGGAGGGTTTCCTCCACCAGGCGCTCTGCCCCATCCATTCCCTCATCGGTCATGATCACGTGTGTTTTCCCGGAAACCTGCTTCGGAAGCGAGGATATCGCCACCGGAAGGATCCAGCCTTCCCGCAGACGGTAATGACGGCATGTCTTCCGGACCCCGTTATCGATCTTCGAGGAAACCGTCGTCACGGTCTCGACCGGAAAGGACCGATACCGCAGAACGGATTTGAGCCGTTCCCCGCCCGCGCGTCTCCATCGGCCCAGTGCGGATGCTTCACGAGGGGGCTTGCCACGTTTGAGCCCGTCCGCGACGGACCGGGCCAGGGCAACGAAATCGGCGTTCCCCGCCGGCGTTCCAACCGTCAACTCCTCTTCTGTACGAATTTCGTCTTCCGAGGGAATCTCCGCGTCACGGGCCTGCTCCTCCTGCAGGAAATGACGATTCAGAAACCGGTAGAATCGTTCCCGGTGTTCCAGCTCGTAATTGTGGGTACCCGGATCTACATTATTGTGAAACGCAAAGGCGTCCGGCCTTCCCAGTGCAGCGTAGAGCGGTCGAACCGGCTCATAGACAGAGGGTTTTGCCCTGGCGGTCTGGAAGCAACAGTCGTCGTGTTCGTTGTACAGCAACAGGGCGGGCCGCGGCGCAAGCATGGCCGTGAGCAGGGGATAGTCGGCCGTCATGGCGAGATCCGACGCGTTCTGTTCGATGTCACCCCGGTCGGCGCGGTGGTTGACCCGGCTGTCCAGGCCGATGTAGCCGGCGTTGGGCACGGCGAGCCGCACCCGTGTGTCCAGCGCGGCGAGGATGATCGTCTGCCAGCCGCCGCCGGACAGGCCGGTTACGGCCATGCGCTCGGGATCGACGGGATCCCGGGCCAGCAATACGTCCAGCGCGCGGCTCATGGCAAGGTAGAAAACGGCTATGCCGGCGACACCGC harbors:
- a CDS encoding acetylxylan esterase is translated as MTDRARHDVDPENGRTAPAPFHELHMVDALKAHLLDRVPGFKLPDAETWEEEAGKLRQTMLDEVIFKGVPGEWRSGESNVEWKEVIETGKGYRIRKLTYRALPGLVIPALLYEPDPLPAMAPGVLNLNGHVGPPGKAVDYKQVRCVNLARRGMVALNPEWLCFGELQGPGYQHNNASYLDLCGVAGIAVFYLAMSRALDVLLARDPVDPERMAVTGLSGGGWQTIILAALDTRVRLAVPNAGYIGLDSRVNHRADRGDIEQNASDLAMTADYPLLTAMLAPRPALLLYNEHDDCCFQTARAKPSVYEPVRPLYAALGRPDAFAFHNNVDPGTHNYELEHRERFYRFLNRHFLQEEQARDAEIPSEDEIRTEEELTVGTPAGNADFVALARSVADGLKRGKPPREASALGRWRRAGGERLKSVLRYRSFPVETVTTVSSKIDNGVRKTCRHYRLREGWILPVAISSLPKQVSGKTHVIMTDEGMDGAERLVEETLRLGSSAMAVEVIMQGACGLGKAPHQWTMMLSSSGGRMLGLQVAQLAAVMNHMKTPRLGVVASGPVSSVIALMAAAMSDREVDEVVLHKGLDSLRRLIDEPGRYETMSSLFCFGLLGAFDLERLIACALPSRFVLKSVADLCFGLVL